In the genome of Drosophila subpulchrella strain 33 F10 #4 breed RU33 chromosome 2L, RU_Dsub_v1.1 Primary Assembly, whole genome shotgun sequence, one region contains:
- the LOC119547741 gene encoding uncharacterized protein LOC119547741: MLSTKRGRAKSMPKKKGSVKKVPKTDPQQQRFLKTRFRANKPISKPSVPPNQRIWRKTVVQTKPKIQKRIPKLFRMDQHTGLPVDYERTVQRVMHYVNPHLASRPSAEQVLEELLAKMLAEIVRHGGHQNTQLRSLLGDHCNCRRRDMVRSKSEQSRREANESLDQFHSACKRGPCRLPSPKLGPTYMSKFNFNQLRIKST, encoded by the exons ATGCTTTCAACAAAGCGAGGTCGTGCCAAATCGATGCCCAAAAAAAAGGGCTCCGTTAAGAAAGTGCCCAAAACAGATCCGCAACAGCAGCGGTTCTTGAAGACTCGGTTCAGGGCCAACAAGCCCATCTCGAAACCATCCGTGCCACCGAACCAGAGGATCTGGCGCAAGACAGTGGTTCAGACAAAACCCAAGATACAAAAGAGGATTCCCAAGCTATTTCGCATGGATCAGCATACGGGACTTCCTGTGGATTACGAAAGGACAGTTCAGCGGGTGATGCACTATGTGAATCCTCATTTGGCTAGTAGACCTAGTGCCGAACAGGTTCTGGAGGAGCTGCTGGCCAAAATGTTGGCCGAGATTGTGCGACATGGTGGTCATCAGAACACCCAACTGAGGTCCTTGCTCGGGGATCACTGCAATTGCCGTAGGAGGGATATGGTCCGTAGTAAATCTGAGCAAAGCAGACGCGAAGCAAACGAGAGCTTGGACCAATTCCATAGCGCCTG CAAACGGGGACCCTGCCGATTGCCCAGTCCCAAACTTGGTCCCACCTACATGAGCAAATTCAACTTCAACCAACTGAGGATCAAAAGCACCTAA